The proteins below come from a single Rhizobium tropici CIAT 899 genomic window:
- a CDS encoding MFS transporter, with translation MSGDPGPVANAQANAVPPAPPPMPGWKVPLYIAASVLFFLTQGLGLNLAFANLTQIQGTIAATTTESAWLSAAYMAPNVSLAIALVKIRLQYGVRNFAEVSILGFVLASLLNLFVSDLHSAIVVRFLSGIAGAPLSTLGFLYMLEAFEPAKKMTIGVSLAMMNTLLAAPITRLVSPSLLDYGEWRGLYTLEMALALLVMPIIYLLPLTPPPRVKVIVLGDIFSYLLVAIGFGCLAVALSVGRLYWWLEVPWLGVVLVIAIASLTVAIVVELRRSTPLIDVRWLLRPEILHLTAILLVFRIIAAEQTSVIMTFYQNAVGLLYDQLSILYWIILAFSIIGGLICTVFMSYGFSWQIQFVALILMGVGALMDSQVTNLTRPEQMYFSQALVAAGAALFLPPSMSQGFKEAISKGPPYLVTFFVVFTFTQSIGGLIGSAFYGTLITIREKFHSAVLTERVLLTDPHVATRVSQLSSSYGKVIGDSALLKGEGLALLGAQVSREANMLAYGDAFFTAAVIAFLSLAGLSIHVFFRFVRARLADDRAEVVTSNP, from the coding sequence ATGAGCGGGGATCCGGGCCCGGTCGCCAATGCGCAAGCCAACGCCGTCCCGCCCGCTCCACCGCCTATGCCGGGCTGGAAAGTGCCGCTCTATATTGCGGCATCCGTTCTGTTCTTCCTGACCCAGGGTCTGGGTCTTAATCTTGCCTTCGCCAACCTTACGCAGATCCAGGGAACCATTGCGGCGACCACCACAGAATCGGCGTGGCTTTCTGCCGCCTATATGGCGCCCAATGTCAGCCTCGCCATCGCGCTGGTGAAGATTCGCCTTCAATATGGCGTGCGCAATTTCGCCGAGGTCAGCATTCTCGGCTTCGTGCTCGCCTCGCTGCTCAATCTCTTCGTCTCCGACCTGCATTCTGCGATCGTCGTCCGCTTCCTGAGCGGAATTGCCGGCGCGCCGCTGTCGACGCTCGGCTTCCTTTATATGCTGGAGGCCTTCGAGCCGGCGAAGAAGATGACGATCGGCGTCAGTCTGGCGATGATGAACACGCTGCTTGCTGCCCCCATCACCCGCCTCGTGTCACCCTCGCTGCTGGACTATGGCGAATGGCGTGGCCTCTACACGCTCGAGATGGCATTGGCGCTGCTCGTCATGCCGATCATCTATCTGCTGCCGCTGACACCGCCGCCGCGCGTCAAGGTCATCGTGCTGGGTGATATCTTCAGCTATCTTCTCGTGGCGATCGGTTTCGGCTGTCTTGCCGTCGCCCTGTCGGTCGGGCGCCTCTACTGGTGGCTGGAGGTGCCATGGCTCGGGGTCGTCCTGGTGATTGCCATCGCGTCCCTGACCGTTGCCATTGTCGTCGAGCTGAGGCGGTCGACGCCTTTGATCGACGTTCGCTGGCTGCTTCGGCCTGAAATTCTGCATCTGACGGCGATCCTCCTGGTCTTCCGCATCATTGCCGCCGAGCAGACCTCCGTCATCATGACCTTCTATCAGAACGCGGTCGGGCTCCTCTATGATCAGCTTTCCATTCTGTACTGGATCATCCTGGCCTTCTCCATCATCGGGGGCCTCATCTGCACCGTGTTTATGAGCTACGGCTTCAGCTGGCAGATCCAGTTCGTCGCGCTCATCCTGATGGGCGTGGGCGCGCTGATGGATTCGCAGGTGACGAACTTGACCCGTCCCGAGCAGATGTATTTCAGCCAGGCGCTGGTTGCAGCCGGCGCGGCCCTGTTCCTGCCGCCGTCCATGTCGCAAGGCTTCAAGGAGGCTATATCCAAGGGGCCACCCTATCTGGTGACCTTCTTCGTCGTCTTCACCTTCACGCAAAGCATCGGCGGCCTGATCGGCTCGGCCTTTTACGGGACGCTGATCACCATTCGCGAGAAGTTCCACTCGGCTGTCCTGACGGAACGCGTGCTGCTGACAGACCCGCATGTGGCCACACGCGTCAGCCAGCTTTCATCCTCCTATGGCAAGGTGATCGGGGATAGCGCGCTCCTGAAAGGGGAGGGGCTGGCGCTGCTCGGTGCGCAGGTCAGCCGTGAGGCCAATATGCTCGCCTATGGAGATGCCTTCTTCACTGCTGCCGTAATCGCCTTCCTGTCGCTTGCCGGCCTCTCAATCCATGTCTTCTTCCGCTTCGTCAGGGCTCGCCTGGCCGACGATCGGGCTGAGGTCGTGACATCCAACCCATGA
- a CDS encoding HlyD family secretion protein, which produces MSRLVRSPIEVIAVLAGIGGVMLVLYAWHLPPFKTAVETTDDAYVKGYVTTISPQVSGYITDVPIKDYKLVKEGDVLAQIDNRIYKQKVAQAHATLDGQKAALANSQQQEQAAKAGIVSSQAQIDSANAALKRAQLAFDRVTTLVSRGVSTTSDSEQAQATLQQAQASVNQAKAALDVSQQNLTTIIVNRASLEAGVSGAEAAVQLADIDLDNTTIRAPQDGRIGEVGVRLGQYVTPGTQLMNLVPKDIWVIANFKETQLDGMKLDQPATISVDALGHREIKGRIQRFSPAAGSEFAVIRPDNATGNFTKVAQRLGVRIKIEDGQPLADQLAPGMSVVVSIDKDSAPLPEPRNND; this is translated from the coding sequence ATGTCGAGGCTCGTTCGCTCCCCCATCGAAGTCATCGCGGTTCTCGCCGGCATCGGCGGCGTCATGTTGGTTCTCTATGCCTGGCATCTGCCGCCGTTCAAAACCGCGGTCGAGACCACCGACGACGCCTATGTCAAAGGCTATGTCACGACTATCAGCCCGCAGGTCAGCGGCTATATCACCGACGTGCCGATCAAGGACTACAAACTCGTCAAGGAGGGCGACGTGCTCGCCCAGATCGATAATCGTATCTACAAGCAGAAGGTAGCGCAGGCCCACGCGACGCTGGACGGGCAGAAGGCGGCACTTGCCAATTCGCAGCAGCAGGAGCAGGCCGCCAAGGCTGGCATCGTCTCCAGCCAGGCGCAGATCGATAGCGCCAACGCTGCCTTAAAGCGTGCCCAGCTTGCCTTCGATCGCGTCACGACACTGGTCTCCAGAGGTGTCTCGACCACGAGCGATTCCGAACAGGCGCAGGCGACGCTGCAGCAGGCTCAGGCATCGGTCAATCAGGCAAAGGCCGCTCTCGACGTCTCTCAGCAGAACCTGACGACGATCATCGTCAACCGCGCCTCCCTGGAAGCCGGTGTCAGCGGCGCGGAGGCTGCCGTGCAGCTTGCCGATATCGATCTCGACAACACGACCATCAGGGCGCCGCAGGACGGCCGCATTGGGGAAGTTGGCGTTCGCCTCGGCCAATATGTGACACCAGGTACGCAGCTGATGAACCTGGTGCCGAAGGACATCTGGGTCATAGCCAATTTCAAGGAAACGCAGCTCGATGGCATGAAGCTCGATCAGCCCGCCACGATTTCCGTGGATGCGCTCGGGCATCGCGAGATCAAGGGCCGCATCCAGCGTTTCTCTCCGGCAGCGGGTTCAGAATTTGCCGTCATCAGGCCGGACAATGCCACGGGCAATTTCACCAAGGTCGCCCAGCGTCTCGGCGTGAGGATCAAGATCGAGGATGGACAGCCACTCGCCGACCAGTTGGCGCCTGGCATGTCCGTCGTCGTTTCGATTGACAAGGATTCGGCTCCGCTGCCGGAGCCTAGGAATAACGACTGA
- the rplI gene encoding 50S ribosomal protein L9 yields the protein MEVILLERISKLGQMGETVKVRDGFARNYLLPLGKALRANAANKARFEAERATLEARNLERKSEAQKVADVLGGKSFIVVRSAGETGQLYGSVAARDVVEILAAEGFNIGRSQVHMNTPIKAIGLHDVAIGLHAEVEIKVELNVARSAEEAERQAKGETLTSADAIYGVDEDALRPEDFFDPEADRDGEEEA from the coding sequence ATGGAAGTTATTCTTCTCGAACGCATCTCCAAGCTCGGCCAGATGGGCGAAACCGTCAAGGTTCGCGACGGCTTTGCCCGTAACTACCTGCTGCCGCTCGGCAAGGCGCTGCGCGCCAACGCCGCCAACAAGGCTCGTTTCGAAGCCGAGCGAGCAACGCTCGAAGCCCGCAACCTCGAGCGCAAGAGCGAAGCCCAGAAGGTTGCCGACGTTCTCGGCGGCAAGTCCTTCATCGTCGTTCGCTCGGCTGGCGAAACCGGCCAGCTCTACGGCTCGGTCGCTGCTCGTGACGTCGTCGAAATCCTCGCCGCAGAAGGCTTCAACATCGGCCGCAGCCAGGTTCACATGAACACGCCGATCAAGGCTATCGGCCTGCACGATGTTGCCATCGGGCTTCACGCCGAAGTCGAAATCAAGGTTGAGCTCAACGTCGCCCGTTCCGCTGAAGAAGCCGAGCGTCAGGCCAAGGGCGAAACCCTCACCTCCGCAGACGCCATCTACGGCGTTGACGAAGACGCGCTGCGTCCGGAAGATTTCTTCGATCCGGAAGCTGACCGCGACGGCGAAGAAGAAGCTTGA
- a CDS encoding DUF2232 domain-containing protein, protein MKKLNAKELGIGALAGLTAALLVYGATLQPLLFILFGALSALPILIVGLGWGNMAVIVAVVVAGIVGTIIAPSVYFGLFVVLLTLIPAWLSHLANLARPASELGGPDNLMAWYPLSDIMLHLCGLAAVVIIVAGAVMGYGADLVGQVVDAYMAAVNQQSPDLQLNPVAIAKMKSLMLYMIPIAWGMIWVMMLLTAYYVATRVVAASSHNLRPRDDIPSSLRMNRNAIFVFLVAIVAIFFGGVLGLIAAAVLGAFGAGFIISGFASLHYRTRGKDWRLPVLIICYLVCFFVTLPLFIVLVLGLYDTRKAISLTPNKNADTPKQDTKI, encoded by the coding sequence GTGAAAAAGTTGAACGCAAAAGAGCTTGGCATCGGCGCGCTCGCCGGTCTGACCGCCGCCCTACTCGTGTATGGCGCGACCCTTCAGCCATTGTTGTTCATCCTGTTCGGTGCGCTTTCCGCTCTCCCGATCCTGATCGTCGGCCTCGGCTGGGGTAACATGGCTGTTATCGTTGCCGTCGTGGTCGCCGGCATCGTCGGCACGATCATCGCACCCTCGGTCTATTTCGGGCTCTTCGTCGTTCTCCTGACGCTGATACCCGCATGGCTCAGCCATCTCGCCAATCTGGCGCGTCCTGCCTCTGAACTTGGTGGGCCAGATAATCTGATGGCCTGGTATCCGCTCTCCGACATCATGCTGCATCTGTGCGGCCTTGCAGCCGTCGTGATCATCGTCGCCGGCGCGGTCATGGGCTACGGTGCCGATCTAGTGGGACAAGTCGTCGACGCCTACATGGCCGCAGTGAACCAGCAGTCTCCCGATCTTCAGCTCAATCCGGTTGCGATCGCGAAGATGAAGTCGCTGATGCTCTACATGATCCCGATCGCCTGGGGCATGATCTGGGTCATGATGTTGCTGACCGCCTATTATGTAGCGACCCGCGTTGTCGCGGCCTCGAGCCACAATCTGCGTCCGCGCGACGATATCCCCTCGTCGCTGCGTATGAACCGCAATGCGATCTTCGTCTTTCTCGTGGCGATCGTCGCGATCTTCTTCGGTGGCGTTCTCGGCCTCATCGCCGCCGCCGTGCTTGGCGCCTTCGGCGCGGGCTTCATCATTTCCGGCTTTGCTTCGCTGCACTACCGGACGCGGGGCAAGGACTGGCGTCTGCCGGTTCTGATCATCTGCTACCTGGTATGCTTCTTTGTGACGCTGCCGCTTTTCATCGTTCTCGTTCTCGGCCTCTACGATACCCGCAAGGCGATATCGCTCACCCCGAACAAGAATGCCGACACACCCAAACAAGACACGAAAATCTGA
- the rpsR gene encoding 30S ribosomal protein S18, translating to MSEVSSAPVRRPFHRRRKTCPFSGANAPRIDYKDVRLLQRYISERGKIVPSRITAVSQKKQRELAQAIKRARFLGLLPYVVA from the coding sequence ATGTCTGAAGTTTCCTCCGCACCGGTCCGCCGTCCGTTCCATCGCCGCCGCAAGACCTGCCCGTTCTCGGGCGCCAATGCGCCGCGCATCGACTACAAGGACGTTCGTCTCCTGCAGCGCTACATTTCCGAGCGCGGCAAGATCGTTCCGTCCCGCATCACGGCCGTTTCCCAGAAGAAGCAGCGCGAACTCGCCCAGGCGATCAAGCGCGCGCGTTTCCTCGGCCTGCTGCCTTACGTCGTCGCTTAA
- the rpsF gene encoding 30S ribosomal protein S6: MALYEHVFLARQDISAQQVDALVEQYKGVIEAHGGKVGRIENWGLKSLTYRIKKNRKAHYALMDIDAPAAAIQEMERQMRISEDVLRYMTIAVEKHEDGPSAMMQKRDRDDRPRRDGDRPERSFGDRGPRPDRGDREDRPRRPREDRV, from the coding sequence ATGGCTCTTTACGAACATGTATTCCTTGCCCGGCAGGATATTTCCGCTCAGCAGGTCGACGCCCTCGTAGAACAGTACAAGGGTGTCATCGAAGCTCACGGCGGTAAAGTCGGGCGTATCGAGAACTGGGGCCTCAAGTCCCTCACCTACCGCATCAAGAAGAACCGCAAGGCTCACTACGCCCTGATGGACATCGATGCTCCGGCCGCTGCGATCCAGGAAATGGAACGCCAGATGCGCATCAGCGAAGACGTCCTGCGTTACATGACGATCGCTGTCGAAAAGCACGAAGACGGCCCGTCGGCCATGATGCAGAAGCGCGACCGTGACGACCGTCCGCGCCGCGATGGCGACCGCCCGGAGCGCAGCTTCGGCGATCGTGGTCCGCGCCCGGATCGTGGTGACCGCGAAGACCGTCCGCGCCGTCCGCGCGAAGACCGCGTATAA
- a CDS encoding histidine phosphatase family protein, translated as MRIFLVRHGESLGNIDDRSYRQFGDHNVPLTEWGYRQVLEAGEAISAYLKGLPSAELRKLSVWYSPFLRTRQSKDALLEVLSAELIGDTREDYLLREQDFGLFTEIYDHAEQKRKFPDEFEKWARLRNNNGKFYARPPDGESRADVAQRVRLFLQTVMHDAENGRNNVIIVGHGVTNRAFEMNFLHHPVDWFERSDNPGNADVTLIEGRSSEGYRSILLHKSTDRVKGQDELREAYGSELTITPKAE; from the coding sequence ATGCGCATCTTTCTCGTTCGGCACGGCGAATCCCTCGGCAATATAGACGACCGGTCCTATCGGCAGTTCGGCGATCATAATGTGCCCCTGACGGAATGGGGCTATCGGCAGGTGCTGGAGGCGGGTGAAGCGATATCAGCCTATCTGAAGGGATTGCCATCAGCTGAATTGCGCAAACTGAGCGTCTGGTACTCGCCCTTCCTGAGAACGCGGCAGAGCAAGGATGCCCTGCTGGAGGTTCTGTCTGCCGAACTCATCGGGGATACCAGAGAGGATTATCTGCTGCGCGAGCAGGATTTCGGGCTCTTCACCGAAATCTACGATCACGCCGAACAGAAGCGGAAATTCCCCGACGAGTTCGAGAAATGGGCCAGGCTGCGCAACAATAACGGCAAGTTCTATGCGCGTCCACCGGATGGCGAAAGCCGCGCCGATGTCGCCCAGCGCGTCCGTCTGTTCCTGCAGACCGTCATGCACGACGCCGAAAACGGCAGAAACAATGTCATCATCGTCGGCCACGGCGTCACCAACCGCGCCTTCGAGATGAACTTCCTGCATCACCCGGTCGATTGGTTCGAGCGCTCGGACAACCCGGGCAATGCCGATGTTACCCTGATCGAGGGGCGAAGCTCTGAAGGCTATCGGTCGATCCTGCTTCACAAGTCGACGGACCGGGTAAAGGGGCAGGACGAGTTGCGTGAGGCCTACGGTTCGGAACTGACGATTACGCCGAAGGCGGAGTAA
- a CDS encoding aldo/keto reductase, translating to MKYKRLGRTDISVSQICLGTMTWGTQNSEAEAHEQMDYSVNKGINFFDTAEMYPTTPVGPETQGRTEEYIGTWFEKSGKRKDVVLATKVAGPGREYLRGGQGPDAANINAAVDASLKRLKTDYIDLYQVHWPNRGHFHFRQNWRYNPFHQDREKVIAEITEILETMGELVKAGKIRAVGLSNETTWGIQKYLTIAEQKGLPRVATTQNEYNLLYRHFDLDLAELSHHEDVGLLAYSPLAGGILTGKYVGGARPAGSRGSINLDIGGRLQPLQEPPVKAYLEIAAKYGIDPSKLALAYCLTKPFMTSVIIGATTMAQLETDVAAAYVTLPEEALAEMEQVHRKYPMPM from the coding sequence ATGAAATATAAGAGATTAGGCCGCACCGATATTTCCGTTTCGCAGATCTGCCTGGGCACGATGACCTGGGGCACGCAGAATAGCGAAGCCGAAGCCCATGAACAGATGGACTATTCCGTCAATAAAGGCATCAATTTCTTCGACACCGCCGAAATGTATCCGACGACGCCCGTCGGCCCAGAGACTCAAGGCCGCACCGAAGAATATATCGGCACCTGGTTCGAGAAGAGCGGCAAGCGCAAGGATGTCGTTCTCGCCACCAAGGTCGCCGGTCCGGGCCGCGAATATCTGCGCGGCGGACAAGGGCCGGATGCCGCCAATATCAATGCAGCCGTTGACGCCAGCCTGAAGCGATTGAAGACCGATTACATCGACCTCTATCAGGTTCACTGGCCGAACCGCGGCCATTTCCATTTCCGTCAGAACTGGCGCTATAACCCCTTCCACCAGGATCGCGAGAAAGTCATCGCCGAGATCACCGAAATCCTGGAAACGATGGGCGAGCTGGTGAAGGCCGGCAAGATCCGCGCCGTCGGCCTCTCGAACGAGACGACCTGGGGCATCCAGAAATATCTGACGATTGCCGAGCAGAAGGGCCTGCCGCGCGTCGCCACCACCCAGAATGAATACAACCTGCTCTACCGCCATTTCGACCTCGATCTGGCCGAACTGTCGCATCACGAAGATGTCGGCCTGCTCGCCTATTCGCCGCTCGCCGGCGGCATCCTCACCGGCAAATACGTCGGTGGCGCAAGGCCGGCCGGCTCGCGTGGCTCGATCAATCTCGATATCGGTGGCCGCCTGCAGCCGCTGCAGGAACCGCCGGTGAAGGCCTATCTCGAAATCGCCGCCAAATACGGCATCGATCCCTCGAAACTGGCGCTAGCCTATTGCCTCACCAAGCCATTCATGACTTCCGTCATCATCGGCGCGACGACGATGGCGCAACTCGAGACCGACGTGGCCGCCGCTTATGTGACGCTCCCGGAAGAGGCACTTGCCGAGATGGAGCAGGTGCATCGCAAGTATCCGATGCCGATGTGA
- the fabD gene encoding ACP S-malonyltransferase has translation MTVAFTFPGQGSQAVGMGKDLADNFAEARAVFEEVDDALGEKLSDVIFNGPEDKLTLTANAQPALMAVSMAVIRVLQARGLDLKSKVAYVAGHSLGEYSALCAAGTFSLADTARLLRIRGNAMQAAVPVGVGAMAAIIGLEHADVIAVCEEASTLGACQIANDNGGGQIVISGEKAPVEKAAELATGKGAKRAILLPVSAPFHSALMAPAADAMREALAGVAKTNPVVPVIANVKAAPVTDADEIARLLVEQVTGQVRWRETVEWFAANNVTTLYEIGAGKVLTGLARRIDKSVNGIAVNNAADIDTALAALLA, from the coding sequence ATGACTGTTGCTTTCACATTTCCCGGCCAGGGCAGCCAAGCTGTCGGCATGGGCAAGGACCTTGCCGACAATTTCGCCGAGGCGCGCGCCGTCTTCGAGGAAGTCGATGATGCGCTCGGTGAAAAGCTCTCCGACGTTATCTTCAACGGCCCGGAAGATAAGCTGACCCTGACGGCCAATGCGCAACCTGCGCTAATGGCAGTGTCGATGGCAGTTATCCGTGTACTGCAGGCGCGTGGCCTCGATCTGAAGAGCAAGGTCGCCTATGTGGCTGGTCATTCGCTCGGCGAATATTCCGCTCTCTGCGCCGCCGGCACCTTCTCGCTTGCCGACACGGCGCGGCTTCTCCGTATCCGTGGCAACGCCATGCAGGCGGCAGTGCCCGTCGGCGTCGGCGCGATGGCTGCGATCATCGGCCTTGAACATGCCGATGTCATCGCGGTTTGCGAAGAAGCTTCCACGCTTGGCGCTTGCCAGATCGCCAATGACAATGGCGGCGGCCAGATCGTGATCTCGGGCGAGAAAGCCCCGGTCGAAAAGGCAGCGGAACTTGCGACCGGCAAGGGCGCGAAACGCGCGATCCTGCTGCCGGTCTCCGCGCCGTTCCATTCCGCATTGATGGCGCCTGCTGCGGACGCCATGCGCGAAGCGCTTGCCGGCGTCGCCAAGACCAACCCGGTCGTGCCTGTTATCGCCAATGTGAAGGCGGCTCCGGTTACCGACGCCGATGAGATCGCGCGGTTGCTCGTCGAGCAGGTCACCGGACAGGTGCGCTGGCGCGAGACGGTGGAATGGTTTGCCGCCAACAACGTGACGACATTGTATGAAATTGGCGCCGGCAAGGTGCTGACGGGTCTTGCCCGCCGCATCGACAAGTCGGTCAACGGCATCGCCGTCAACAACGCTGCAGATATAGATACGGCGCTTGCCGCATTGCTTGCCTGA
- the fabG gene encoding 3-oxoacyl-[acyl-carrier-protein] reductase, translating into MLDLTGRKALVTGASGGIGEEIARLLHKQGAIVGLHGTRVEKLETLASELGDRVKIFPANLSDRDEVKALGAKAEEELGGVDILVNNAGITKDGLFVRMSDEDWDAVLEVNLTAVFRLTRELTHPMMRRRYGRIINITSVVGVTGNPGQANYCASKAGMIGFTKSLAQEIATRNVTVNCVAPGFIESAMTGKLNDKQKEAIMGAIPMKRMGTGAEVASAVAYLASSEASYVTGQTIHVNGGMAMI; encoded by the coding sequence ATGCTTGATTTGACCGGCCGCAAGGCCCTGGTAACCGGTGCATCCGGTGGCATCGGCGAAGAAATTGCCCGGCTCCTGCACAAGCAGGGTGCAATCGTCGGCCTGCACGGCACGCGCGTCGAAAAACTTGAGACGCTGGCCTCCGAACTCGGCGATCGCGTCAAGATCTTCCCGGCCAACCTGTCGGACCGCGACGAAGTCAAGGCACTCGGCGCCAAGGCCGAAGAGGAGCTTGGCGGCGTCGATATTCTCGTCAACAATGCCGGCATCACCAAGGACGGCCTCTTCGTGCGCATGAGCGATGAGGACTGGGATGCCGTGCTGGAAGTCAACCTGACGGCCGTTTTCCGCCTGACGCGCGAGCTGACCCATCCGATGATGCGCCGCCGCTACGGCCGCATCATCAACATCACTTCGGTCGTCGGCGTGACCGGCAATCCGGGCCAGGCGAACTATTGCGCCTCCAAGGCCGGCATGATCGGCTTCACCAAGTCGCTGGCCCAGGAAATCGCGACGCGCAACGTTACGGTCAACTGCGTTGCCCCGGGTTTCATCGAAAGCGCGATGACGGGCAAGCTGAACGACAAGCAGAAGGAAGCCATCATGGGTGCCATTCCCATGAAGCGCATGGGCACTGGCGCGGAAGTCGCTTCCGCCGTCGCCTATCTTGCATCTTCGGAAGCCAGCTACGTCACGGGCCAGACGATCCACGTCAACGGCGGCATGGCGATGATCTAA
- a CDS encoding acyl carrier protein, with protein MSDIAERVKKIVVDHLGVDADKVVESASFIDDLGADSLDTVELVMAFEEEFGVEIPDDAADSILTVGDAVKFIEKAQA; from the coding sequence ATGAGCGATATCGCAGAACGCGTAAAGAAAATTGTTGTTGATCATCTTGGCGTTGACGCCGACAAGGTTGTTGAAAGCGCAAGCTTCATCGACGATCTGGGTGCGGACTCGCTCGACACCGTCGAACTGGTCATGGCCTTCGAAGAAGAATTCGGCGTCGAAATTCCGGACGATGCTGCCGACTCGATCCTGACGGTCGGCGACGCGGTAAAGTTCATTGAGAAGGCCCAGGCCTAA
- the fabF gene encoding beta-ketoacyl-ACP synthase II — MRRVVITGTGMVSPLGCGTEVSWTRLLAGHNGARLVTEFEVEDLAAKIACRIPVGDGTDGTFNADDWMEPKEQRKVDPFIIYGMAAADMALADAGWHPETDEDQIATGVMIGSGIGGLEGIVEAGYTLRDKGPRRISPFFIPGRLINLVSGQVSIRHKLRGPNHAVVTACSTGAHAIGDAARLIMLGDADVMVAGGAEAPVCRISLAGFAACKALSTDFNDTPQKASRPYDRDRDGFVMGEGAGIVVLEELEHAKARGAKIYAEVVGYGLSGDAHHITAPSEDGEGAFRCMTSALKRAGLTPDDVDYINAHGTSTMADTIELGAVERLVGNAASKISMSSTKSATGHLLGAAGAIEAIFATLAIRDNIAPPTLNLDNPERETAIDLVPHKARKREINVALSNSFGFGGTNASLVLRRYEA; from the coding sequence ATGAGACGTGTCGTTATCACGGGTACCGGCATGGTATCACCTTTGGGCTGTGGCACTGAGGTGTCTTGGACGCGGTTGCTCGCTGGGCACAACGGCGCCCGCCTCGTAACTGAGTTCGAGGTCGAGGACCTCGCGGCAAAGATTGCCTGCCGAATTCCCGTAGGCGACGGCACCGACGGCACGTTCAATGCTGACGATTGGATGGAGCCGAAGGAGCAGCGCAAGGTCGATCCCTTCATCATCTATGGCATGGCGGCCGCCGATATGGCGCTGGCCGATGCCGGCTGGCACCCGGAAACGGACGAGGATCAGATTGCAACGGGCGTGATGATCGGCTCGGGCATCGGCGGCCTCGAAGGCATTGTCGAAGCCGGCTATACGCTGCGCGACAAGGGTCCGCGCCGCATCTCGCCCTTCTTCATCCCAGGGCGTCTCATCAATCTCGTTTCGGGGCAGGTCTCGATCCGTCATAAGCTCCGCGGCCCGAACCATGCCGTCGTCACGGCATGTTCGACCGGTGCGCACGCGATCGGCGATGCCGCCCGTCTCATCATGCTCGGCGATGCCGATGTCATGGTTGCCGGCGGTGCCGAAGCTCCGGTCTGCCGCATTTCGCTTGCCGGCTTTGCCGCCTGCAAGGCGCTGTCGACGGACTTCAACGATACACCGCAGAAGGCTTCGCGCCCCTATGATCGCGACCGTGACGGCTTCGTCATGGGCGAGGGCGCCGGCATCGTCGTGCTCGAAGAGCTTGAACATGCCAAGGCACGCGGCGCCAAGATCTATGCCGAAGTCGTTGGCTACGGCCTCTCCGGCGACGCTCATCATATCACCGCTCCGTCCGAAGACGGCGAAGGCGCATTCCGCTGCATGACATCGGCTCTGAAGCGCGCCGGCCTGACGCCTGATGATGTCGACTACATCAACGCCCATGGCACTTCGACCATGGCGGATACGATCGAGCTCGGCGCCGTCGAGCGGCTGGTCGGCAATGCCGCGTCGAAAATCTCCATGTCGTCCACCAAGTCGGCCACTGGCCATCTGCTCGGCGCCGCCGGTGCGATCGAGGCGATCTTCGCCACGCTCGCCATCCGCGACAATATCGCCCCGCCGACGCTCAATCTGGACAATCCGGAACGCGAAACCGCCATCGATCTCGTCCCGCACAAGGCCCGCAAGCGCGAAATCAACGTCGCGCTGTCGAACTCCTTCGGCTTCGGCGGCACGAATGCGTCGCTTGTTCTGCGTCGCTATGAGGCTTAA